Proteins from one Ficedula albicollis isolate OC2 chromosome 3, FicAlb1.5, whole genome shotgun sequence genomic window:
- the URB2 gene encoding unhealthy ribosome biogenesis protein 2 homolog isoform X1, which produces MASIYSGIYLKLRSSRTSWEDKLKLARFAWVSHQCVLPNKEQVLLDWVSRTLVSNYNKKCELEDEVVEKLWAYLDNVIHSKRLQDLLKSGKTVGLSFPIAQVINNRLSEACSEKTQQNISTLLSCSSGILSTPSLSIIYTAKCELLIDLLSTLSKLACQQLASDDAVSSQLFSVLQLTFAQYLLIQRQQPNPKLVLGQVTSRLLQPCLLLRHLLTVRSWTQADDNHVRQHLSREIRSQIETLLQVGLFQPELFSSYKEELLPEQDPQEKKKGSWKTPLLPANAVQAKLGSDLCEPALRGVVVAGSVSLLYKLFLDSYCKAENHLVCFHMLSRLFGCLGLSDLQEEGRSDVLSPVDWSTELLALEQLLTLVLSNDIYNVASDRIRHKQVQFQFYRKLARVLLTHSQASIPAWFRCLKLLLSLNHLIVEPDLDDLVSSAWIDAEASEPRTKKPQETLISTVFQTYSKLRQFPRLFEEVLTVICRPAVDELRPSVFSAGLTVKLRECLLELPPNQILDILCLFVEKCQTLIIPAAEGSIDMALKLMSLCSVLHAFLFNMRSLDDVTPSPVVLRTQRLMADIQKGITQPLMELLQAPRREEEKSELWLRKASDAALLLVYTWVEVDTLFGISCSKYVSPTAEIAVTEPAARHGGISAFLPGVKEKCWRRVMEIASGFASTSKYCLELLTLQKMKVMLMQAEADLQALQHAAAFILESGRSAMSRGESEPWDGDISAITELSYPTAHWHLVMSNLTIMLPYVSLKDVEYIAKVLLETLMLAEAEEAATDQEPSISIGKISLGFIHSSLLPEMKVLHCAFLTHLIHQFAVVLPTATRDSVDLPLQQLSVTNVPWHEEILAPCKTVDPLEVPSENKLLKGELSLSWKTLEKVAQCIVLLAKNGCPVILKERQLQRCLGLLKIVSLLKLDSFLPSDCTRCFLVLLSLLVNTRASVSCSKLLLLEVLRTCLHLLRCLQAGRNAKSVFKVLYASDTLEAIMTSQLTASKFFTDVFTVPVWAQYVQEVQEFLGNFLQMIIERRQNVKLNLEKFMSFLVSCRPDTGAAKSKDWKNWNPAAEQLLLTAFTTLCHVVTLYLQQLPEKRLHSADVFSSLLEPVVLQMVRTVEHGLQNNTPNQLLPLAFIPSVTTLLEADLSHPVKDWQKEPSVILERPCIKLYQEFYSQILRELPCAGSNLQFLQLALQFLTVFCSVPELYPGKETAVTVVFAIKKLLSGPAITTQMIQSMEMDLTEVLVKVLGNCSAEEFYAIMRLVLQGLEVRNFWQQKAKEVLSAVTLTKLLLSCPLTGDKEKAFWFASPQIITALALQTKEACQDQSLIPIIVIPILETVAALLRQGEGVLVNPHHVSLAFSILLAVPLDHLKTEEYRGVFLGVHEVLFSIVQCHPKVLLKAAPSFLCSFHRLVVSVMHEGRQKGEKGNMDEFEMILKCAHLVERMYTHIAAEMENFTVFSSFMVAQYVTELQKVTLHPAVKAHLTEGIYHILDLCIERDIKFLNTSLPAGVREVFKDLYNDYNHYHKAKKQGEEKYTA; this is translated from the exons ATGGCATCCATCTACTCCGGCATTTACCTGAAGCTGAGAAGCTCCAGGACTTCTTGGGAGGACAAACTCAAGCTAGCCCGGTTCGCGTGGGTTTCTCACCAGTGCGTCCTGCCTAATAAGGAGCAA GTTTTACTCGATTGGGTAAGCCGTACATTGGTTTCCAACTACAACAAGAAATGTGAACTGGAGGATGAAGTTGTTGAAAAACTCTGGGCATATCTTGACAATGTTATTCATAGTAAAAGACTACAGGATCTCTTAAAGAGTGGGAAGACAGTTGGTCTCAGTTTTCCAATTGCACAG gtCATAAACAACAGGTTATCAGAGGCCTGTTctgaaaaaacacagcagaacatCAGCAccttgctgagctgctccagtggcATCCTTTCTACTCCTTCACTGTCCATCATTTACACAGCAAAATGTGAGCTTTTGATTGATCTCCTCAGCACGCTGTCCAAGCTGGCATGTCAGCAGCTGGCTTCTGACGATGCTGTGAGCTCCCAGTTGTTCAGCGTCCTCCAGCTTACCTTTGCTCAGTACTTACTGATCCAGAGGCAGCAACCCAACCCAAAACTTGTGTTAGGGCAAGTAACGAGTCGCTTGCTCCAGCCGTGTTTGCTCCTGAGGCACTTGTTGACTGTGAGGAGCTGGACACAAGCAGATGACAACCACGTGCGTCAGCACCTGAGCAGAGAAATACGAAGCCAGATAGAAACTTTGCTGCAGGTTGGGTTATTTCAGCCCGAGCTTTTCTCATCCTACAAagaagagctgctgccagaacaGGATCCccaggagaagaagaaaggaagttGGAAAACTCCTTTGCTGCCAGCCAACGCAGTGCAGGCCAAGCTGGGCAGTGACTTGTGTGAGCCTGCCCTCCGTGGAGTGGTTGTGGCTGGTTCAGTGTCCCTGCTATATAAGCTCTTTCTGGACTCCTACTGTAAGGCAGAAAACCACCTTGTGTGTTTCCACATGCTCAGCAGGCTTTTTGGCTGTCTCGGGCTCTCTGACCTGCAAGAGGAGGGGAGGAGTGATGTGCTCTCCCCTGTGGAttggagcacagagctgcttgctCTGGAGCAGCTTCTGACTTTGGTGCTCAGCAATGATATCTACAATGTCGCCAGTGACCGTATCCGGCACAAGCAGGTGCAGTTTCAGTTTTACCGGAAGCTAGCACGGGTGCTGCTGACACACTCCCAAGCTTCCATCCCTGCTTGGTTCAGGTGTCTCAAACTCTTGCTGTCATTAAATCACCTTATTGTAGAGCCAGACCTGGATGACTTGGTGTCGTCAGCTTGGATCGATGCCGAGGCCTCTGAGCCGCGTACAAAGAAGCCGCAGGAGACTCTGATCAGCACCGTATTCCAGACCTACTCCAAGCTGAGGCAGTTCCCACGGCTCTTTGAAGAAGTGCTGACAGTCATTTGCCGGCCAGCTGTTGATGAACTGAGGCCGTCTGTCTTCTCTGCTGGCCTGACAGTAAAGCTTCGTGAGTGCCTTCTTGAACTGCCACCCAACCAGATTCTGGACATTCTGTGTCTCTTTGTGGAGAAGTGCCAGACTCTTAtcattccagctgctgaaggGTCAATTGACATGGCCTTGAAGCTGATGTCATTGTGCTCGGTGCTGCATGCTTTTCTGTTCAACATGAGGAGCCTAGATGATGTCACTCCTTCCCCCGTGGTGCTTCGCACTCAGCGTTTGATGGCAGACATACAGAAGGGAATAACTCAGCcactgatggagctgctgcaggctcctaggagagaggaagaaaagtcaGAGCTTTGGCTAAGAAAGGCCAGTGATGCTGCTCTCCTCCTTGTTTACACTTGGGTTGAGGTAGACACTCTGTTTGGTATTAGCTGCAGTAAATACGTGTCTCCAACAGCTGAAATTGCTGTTACTGAACCTGCTGCAAGGCATGGGggcatttcagcttttctgcctGGTGTGAAGGAGAAGTGTTGGAGGAGAGTTATGGAAATTGCAAGTGGTTTTGCCTCCACTAGTAAATACTGCTTAGAACTGCTCACACTCCAGAAAATGAAGGTGATGTTAATGCAGGCCGAAGCTGACCTACAGGCCTTGCAGCATGCTGCAGCTTTCATCCTGGAGTCTGGAAGatctgccatgagcaggggAGAATCTGAACCGTGGGATGGAGATATCAGCGCTATAACTGAGCTTAGCTACCCCACAGCACACTGGCACCTCGTCATGTCCAACCTGACCATCATGTTGCCCTATGTTTCCTTAAAAGATGTGGAGTACATTGCAAAAGTGCTTCTAGAGACGTTGATGTTGGCTGAAGCTGAGGAAGCTGCCACGGACCAGGAGCCTTCCATCAGCATTGGAAAGATATCCCTTGGTTTTATCCACAGCTCTCTTCTACCAGAAATGAAGGTCCTGCACTGTGCTTTTCTGACCCATCTTATTCATCAGTTTGCTGTGGTGCTGCCCACTGCTACCAGGGATTCAGTAGATCTGCCACTTCAGCAGCTGTCTGTGACTAATGTTCCTTGGCATGAAGAAATTCTAGCTCCTTGCAAAACTGTTGACCCATTGGAAGTACCATCAGAAAACAAACTGCTGAAGGGTGAGCTGAGCTTGTCTTGGAAAACACTGGAGAAAGTTGCCCAATGTATAGTATTGTTAGCAAAAAATGGCTGCCCTGTCATCCTGAAAGAACGTCAGCTACAAAGATGCCTGGGTTTGCTAAAAATTGTTTCTCTCCTGAAATTAGAcagttttcttccctctgaCTGTACTCGGTGTTTTCTggtgctgctgtctctgctaGTTAACACCAGGGCTAGTGTCTCTTGCAGCAAGTTGTTATTGCTGGAGGTTTTAAGGACTTGCCTCCACCTCCTGAGATGCCTGCAAGCTGGCAGGAATGCCAAATCTGTTTTTAAGGTGTTATATGCCAGTGATACTCTTGAGGCTATCATGACCTCCCAGCTTACAGCTAGCAAATTCTTCACTGATGTCTTTACTGTTCCTGTTTGGGCACAGTATGTCCAGGAAGTCCAAGAGTTTTTGGGAAACTTTCTTCAGATGATTATTGAACGAAGACAAAATGTGAAGCTCAACTTGGAAAAGTTCATGTCTTTCCTGGTGAGCTGCAGGCCAGACACAGGTGCAGCCAAAAGCAAAGACTGGAAAAACTGGaatcctgcagctgagcagttACTGCTTACAGCATTCACCACACTCTGTCACGTTGTCACGCTGtacctccagcagctgccagaaaaGAGGCTGCATTCTGCTGATGTGTTCTCTTCCCTGTTGGAACCAGTAGTTCTGCAGATGGTCAGAACTGTTGAACATGGTCTTCAGAATAACACCCCAAACCAGCTTTTGCCTTTAGCATTCATACCATCTGTCACTACTCTCCTTGAAGCAGATCTGAGCCACCCTGTCAAGGACTGGCAGAAGGAGCCCAGTGTGATTTTGGAGCGGCCCTGTATTAAACTGTACCAAGAGTTTTACTCTCAGATACTGAGagagctgccctgtgcagggagTAATCTGCAGTTCCTTCAGCTTGCCTTGCAGTTCCTGACCGTCTTCTGCTCCGTGCCAGAGCTGTATCCTGGAAAAGAAACTGCTGTTACGGTTGTTTTTGCTATAAAAAAGCTTCTCTCTG GTCCTGCAATTACAACCCAGATGATCCAAAGCATGGAGATGGATCTGACAGAAGTGCTTGTCAAGGTGCTGGGAAACTGCTCTGCCGAGGAGTTTTATGCCATAATGAGGCTAGTGCTGCAGGGACTGGAAGTGAGGAATTTTTGGCAGCAGAAGGCTAAA GAAGTATTGTCAGCTGTTACGCTAACCAAATTGTTGCTCAGCTGCCCATTAACTGGAGACAAAGAGAAAGCTTTCTGGTTTGCCAGCCCACAGATAATCACAGCTTTAGCT CTGCAAACCAAAGAGGCCTGTCAGGACCAGTCACTGATTCCCATCATAGTTATACCTATTCTAGAGACTGTAGCAGCTCTACtcaggcagggagaaggggtTCTTGTGAATCCACATCACGTTTCATTGGCATTCAGCATTCTTCTAGCAGTCCCTCTGGATCATCTGAAGACAGAAGAGTATCGTGGTGTCTTCCTGGGGGTCCATGAAGTGCTCTTCTCTATTGTGCAGTGTCATCCAAAG GTGCTCTTGAAAGCAGCACCGTCTTTTTTGTGCAGTTTCCATCGTCTGGTTGTTTCTGTCATGCATGAAGGACgtcagaaaggagaaaaag GCAACATGGATGAGTTTGAAATGATACTGAAATGTGCACACTTGGTGGAACGGATGTATACTCATATTGCTGCAGAAATGGAGAACTtcactgtgttttcttctttcatggTGGCTCAGTACGTGACTGAATTGCAGAAG GTGACTCTGCACCCAGCTGTGAAGGCACATCTCACAGAAGGAATATATCACATCCTTGACCTTTGCATTGAACGGGACATCAAGTTCTTAAATACATCGCTCCCAGCAGGCGTGAGGGAAGTCTTCAAGGATCTGTATAATGATTACAACCACTAccacaaagcaaaaaagcagGGGGAGGAAAAGTACACTGCATGA
- the TAF5L gene encoding TAF5-like RNA polymerase II p300/CBP-associated factor-associated factor 65 kDa subunit 5L, producing the protein MKRVRTEQIQMAVSCYLKRHQYVDSEGPLKQGLRLCQTAEEMAANLTVQSESGCANVVSAAPCLAEPQQYEVQFGRLRNFLTDSDSQHSHEVMPLLYPLFVYLHLNMVQNGLKSTVDSFYSRFHGMFLQNASQKDIIEQLQTTMTIQDILSNLKLRAFLDNKYVIRLQEDSYNYLLRYLQSDNNNALCKVLTLHIHLDVQPAKRTDYQLYAGGSSSRNESNGLEPSDVPASILQNEAALDLLQDSIKRVKDGPPSLTTICFYAFYNTEQLLNTAEISPNSKLLAAGFDNSCVKLWSLRSRKLKSEPHLVDVSRIRLACDILDEEEEEDDNTGTEMKILRGHCGPVYSTRFLSDSSGLLSCSEDMSIRYWDLRSFTNTVLYQGHAYPVWDLDISPCSLYFASGSHDRTARLWSFDRTYPLRIYAGHLADVDCIKFHPNSNYIATGSTDKTVRLWSTQQGNSVRLFTGHRGPVLALAFSPNGKYLASAGEDQRLKLWDLASGTLYKELRGHTDNITSLTFSPDSSLIASASMDNSVRVWDIRNTYCNAPADGSSSELVGVYTGQMNNVLSVQFMACNLLLVTGIAQENQEH; encoded by the exons ATGAAACGCGTACGCACAGAACAGATTCAGATGGCAGTGTCCTGCTACCTCAAGCGCCATCAGTATGTGGACTCAGAAGGTCCCCTAAAACAAGGGCTGAGGCTGTGTCAGACTGCTGAAGAGATGGCAGCTAATCTCACAG tccAATCTGAGTCTGGTTGTGCCAACGTTgtgtctgcagctccctgcctggcGGAGCCACAGCAATATGAAGTACAGTTTGGACGATTACGCAATTTTCTGACAG aTTCAGATTCTCAGCACAGCCATGAAGTGATGCCTCTTCTATATCCCCTCTTTGTCTACCTCCATCTGAACATGGTCCAGAATGGCCTAAAAAGCACAGTGGACAGTTTTTACAGCCGCTTCCATGGCATGTTCTTGCAGAATGCCAGCCAGAAAGATATCATTGAACAGTTGCAGACTACCATGACTATTCAAGATATCCTGTCCAACTTGAAACTCCGGGCTTTTCTGGACAACAAATATGTCATCCGCCTTCAAGAGGACAGCTACAACTACCTTCTTCGCTACCTCCAAAGTGACAACAACAACGCCCTGTGCAAAGTCCTGACCTTGCATATTCACCTGGATGTGCAGCCTGCCAAGAGGACTGACTACCAGCTCTATGCCGGTGGGAGCTCCTCACGCAACGAGAGCAACGGCCTGGAACCCAGCGATGTGCCAGCTTCCATCCTGCAGAATGAGGCAGCGCTGGATTTACTGCAGGACAGCATTAAACGTGTCAAGGACGGGCCCCCTTCCTTAACCACCATCTGTTTCTATGCCTTCTATAACACAGAGCAGTTGCTGAACACTGCAGAGATTTCACCAAATAGCAAGCTGCTCGCTGCTGGGTTCGATAATTCGTGTGTGAAGCTGTGGAGCCTGCGCTCCAGGAAGTTGAAATCTGAGCCCCACCTTGTTGATGTGTCCCGCATCCGTTTGGCTTGTGACATCCTGGATGAGGAG gaggaagaggatgacaacacaggcacagaaatgaaGATCCTGAGAGGACACTGTGGACCTGTGTATAGCACGAGGTTCCTTTCAGATAGTTCAGGACTCTTGTCTTGTTCTGAGGATATGTCCATCAGATACTGGGACCTGAGAAGTTTTACAAACACTGTGTTGTACCAAGGACATGCCTATCCTGTCTGGGATTTGGATATTAGCCCCTGCAGCCTGTACTTTGCCAGCGGCTCCCACGATCGCACGGCAAGGCTCTGGTCGTTTGATCGGACGTACCCGCTGCGAATATACGCGGGCCACTTGGCGGACGTGGACTGCATCAAGTTCCACCCCAATTCCAACTACATAGCGACGGGCTCCACGGACAAAACCGTGCGCCTGTGGAGCACTCAGCAGGGCAACTCGGTGCGGCTCTTCACCGGGCACCGGGGCCCTGTGCTGGCGCTCGCCTTTTCCCCCAACGGGAAGTACCTGGCATCGGCAGGCGAGGACCAGCGGCTGAAGCTGTGGGACTTGGCATCAGGAACTCTTTACAAAGAACTGAGGGGGCACACAGACAACATAACCAGCCTTACTTTCAGCCCTGACAGTAGTTTGATTGCTTCGGCGTCGATGGACAATTCAGTTCGGGTCTGGGACATTCGGAACACTTACTGCAACGCCCCTGCGGACGGGTCTTCCAGTGAACTGGTTGGTGTATATACCGGACAGATGAACAATGTACTGAGCGTACAGTTTATGGCCTGTAATCTTCTCCTAGTGACTGGAATTGCACAAGAAAATCAGGAacattaa
- the URB2 gene encoding unhealthy ribosome biogenesis protein 2 homolog isoform X2 → MASIYSGIYLKLRSSRTSWEDKLKLARFAWVSHQCVLPNKEQVLLDWVSRTLVSNYNKKCELEDEVVEKLWAYLDNVIHSKRLQDLLKSGKTVGLSFPIAQVINNRLSEACSEKTQQNISTLLSCSSGILSTPSLSIIYTAKCPAITTQMIQSMEMDLTEVLVKVLGNCSAEEFYAIMRLVLQGLEVRNFWQQKAKEVLSAVTLTKLLLSCPLTGDKEKAFWFASPQIITALALQTKEACQDQSLIPIIVIPILETVAALLRQGEGVLVNPHHVSLAFSILLAVPLDHLKTEEYRGVFLGVHEVLFSIVQCHPKVLLKAAPSFLCSFHRLVVSVMHEGRQKGEKGNMDEFEMILKCAHLVERMYTHIAAEMENFTVFSSFMVAQYVTELQKVTLHPAVKAHLTEGIYHILDLCIERDIKFLNTSLPAGVREVFKDLYNDYNHYHKAKKQGEEKYTA, encoded by the exons ATGGCATCCATCTACTCCGGCATTTACCTGAAGCTGAGAAGCTCCAGGACTTCTTGGGAGGACAAACTCAAGCTAGCCCGGTTCGCGTGGGTTTCTCACCAGTGCGTCCTGCCTAATAAGGAGCAA GTTTTACTCGATTGGGTAAGCCGTACATTGGTTTCCAACTACAACAAGAAATGTGAACTGGAGGATGAAGTTGTTGAAAAACTCTGGGCATATCTTGACAATGTTATTCATAGTAAAAGACTACAGGATCTCTTAAAGAGTGGGAAGACAGTTGGTCTCAGTTTTCCAATTGCACAG gtCATAAACAACAGGTTATCAGAGGCCTGTTctgaaaaaacacagcagaacatCAGCAccttgctgagctgctccagtggcATCCTTTCTACTCCTTCACTGTCCATCATTTACACAGCAAAAT GTCCTGCAATTACAACCCAGATGATCCAAAGCATGGAGATGGATCTGACAGAAGTGCTTGTCAAGGTGCTGGGAAACTGCTCTGCCGAGGAGTTTTATGCCATAATGAGGCTAGTGCTGCAGGGACTGGAAGTGAGGAATTTTTGGCAGCAGAAGGCTAAA GAAGTATTGTCAGCTGTTACGCTAACCAAATTGTTGCTCAGCTGCCCATTAACTGGAGACAAAGAGAAAGCTTTCTGGTTTGCCAGCCCACAGATAATCACAGCTTTAGCT CTGCAAACCAAAGAGGCCTGTCAGGACCAGTCACTGATTCCCATCATAGTTATACCTATTCTAGAGACTGTAGCAGCTCTACtcaggcagggagaaggggtTCTTGTGAATCCACATCACGTTTCATTGGCATTCAGCATTCTTCTAGCAGTCCCTCTGGATCATCTGAAGACAGAAGAGTATCGTGGTGTCTTCCTGGGGGTCCATGAAGTGCTCTTCTCTATTGTGCAGTGTCATCCAAAG GTGCTCTTGAAAGCAGCACCGTCTTTTTTGTGCAGTTTCCATCGTCTGGTTGTTTCTGTCATGCATGAAGGACgtcagaaaggagaaaaag GCAACATGGATGAGTTTGAAATGATACTGAAATGTGCACACTTGGTGGAACGGATGTATACTCATATTGCTGCAGAAATGGAGAACTtcactgtgttttcttctttcatggTGGCTCAGTACGTGACTGAATTGCAGAAG GTGACTCTGCACCCAGCTGTGAAGGCACATCTCACAGAAGGAATATATCACATCCTTGACCTTTGCATTGAACGGGACATCAAGTTCTTAAATACATCGCTCCCAGCAGGCGTGAGGGAAGTCTTCAAGGATCTGTATAATGATTACAACCACTAccacaaagcaaaaaagcagGGGGAGGAAAAGTACACTGCATGA